The genome window AGCTTCCACCATGGAGCATATAAAGGATGCTTGTGAAAACTGGGGTTTCTTTGAGGTACTacacattcctttttttttttaattttctttctgaTATAAGGCAAACTAGTGTacctcattttgtttttttttttttgatgtaaCAAACTGCTGTAGAGGTTTACATTTTAAtgagtttgttttaattttaatGGTTCTAAGAAGTTTACATTAttaacttttgtttcttttcttttgaaactttgaTGTAGTTGGTGAACCATGGAATCCCACACGAGATGATGGACACAGTTGAAAGATTGACAAAAGGTCATTACAAGAAATGCATGGAGCAAAGGTTCAAGGAGTTGGTGGCAAGCAAGGCTTTAGAGGGTGTACAAGCTGAGATTACGGATATGGATTGGGAGAGCACATTTTTCTTGCGCCACCTTCCTGTCTCAAACATTTCACAAGTCCCTGATCTAGATGATGAATACAGGTAATAATTATAGCACATTTCCcacttcaagaaatattttgaaGCAAGCCTTATGTGGATAAGTAATCATTTTGCTGacagaaagaaaactaaaaaaaaattgaagaaatcatCAGTATGAATTTGTCTTTATGTTACTTGTAATAATTCATAGCTTGGTTGTTAAAGGTTGTAAATTTGAGTCTTTGTTAACATTTTATTTGTGTTCTAAGCACGGATTTTCTTCTCGTCCTTGTACTATTAGAGTGTCGTTTACAGATGTGGAAAGTTATTCAAGACAAGATCTTAACAGGAGCATGAAAACCATAAATACTGTTGCGCTATAGTTAGTTCCTAGGTCCCAACACAACAGGAAGTTTTGAGCTGATTGAGCATGCTACACATGCAGCCATACTTCTTCGTCCCTTCTCAAGAAACAGATAGATTTGGATTTCCATTCAGGTTTATCAATAAAATAGCCTTTCATCAGACACAATTATTGACAACTTTGCTTAAAATATGTTAAAATATTCCCTTGTCAACGCCTAAAAAGCAAGATACATCCATAGCTCTGTCATAggctatttttctctttttttattaaTTCCACCTATCCAATCAAATTTTCCTCATTATTTTTTGCTTATGATGCAGGACCCTCATGAAGGAGTTTGCTGTAAGATTAGAAAAATTGGCCGAAGAACTTCTTGATTTACTATGTGAAAATCTTGGTCTTGAGAAGGGCTATTTGAAGAAAGCCTTTTATGGTTCAAAAGGTCCCAATTTTGGCACCAAGGTTAGCAACTACCCTCCATGTCCCAAGCCAGAATTGATTAAGGGACTTCGACCACACACTGATGCTGGTGGGATTATCTTGCTTTTCCAAGATGATAAAGTaagtggtctacaactcctcaaGGGTGATCAATGGGTTGATGTCCCTCCAATGAAGCACTCTATTGTGGTCAACCTTGGTGACCAACTCGAGGTACACTTTAATTTCTTGGGataaaaaatttatacttttataAGTAATATGATAGTactaaataaaagaaacaaaagatttCTTACCTTCATACCAACATATTACGTATATTTACATTCGTCCCTCATAAATAAATATTACTTATGAATAGATTATTTCTCATAAAAATTACTTATAATTACGGAATATCATACTAGATTTAGAGGgtgattgtaatttgtaagCAACACTAAACATCAATATTAATTTatgcaaaaattaataaatcgAATTGACTGTttattcatatatttcttttctatttagGATTCTAATTATGTTACAAATTAATCACAGGTGATTACCAATGGTAAATACAAAAGTGTGCTCCACCGAGTCATAGCTCAAACAGATGGAAATAGGATGTCACTTGCTTCATTCTACAATCCAGGCAATGATGCAGTTATTTATCCAGCACCAGCACTACTGGAAAAAGaagcagaagaaagaaaagaagtctACCCAAAATTTGTTTTTGATGACTACATGAAACTGTATGCTGGACTTAAATTCCAGGCCAAAGAGCCAAGATTTGAACTCATGAAGAACGTGGAAGCCAATGTTACCATGGGTCCAATTGCAACTGCCTAGACTCATAGGAATAAAACGGTGCTAGGATGTTTTCTTCTCCCTCTTATGTTTtctacttattattattattttttttattgtgggGGTTGTTGGTTATTCCCAGTCATTTGTTGCTCCAGAGAGGAGGGTCCTTTATACATATGAGGGACCAAAATTTATTATGTAGTAAGAATTCTAagacaaagaaataaaataagctATACATTTCTCCAAAATCATTTGTGTCTACTGTTGCAAAGCTATATGGTTGATTGACCTAATATTTGGTTTAATTGCCTTTAAAAGTCCTTAAAATTTTCTCAATTATTAGACACTCAACATTTTACTTTAATTTATGAATGCCGGATCAATTTAGTCCTCAAATTTCTAACAAATTTGACAAATCAAATATCTGGTACTTCGAACAAAAATACAATTATGTTTGGAACTATGAATTACAATTATCAAACTTAAGAGAGAAAACTTACAAGGAGCAGCCGATATCAATATGCAAGAAAAGCTAAGTTTGTCACACATAACTACTTATTTAATAGTTGTAAGATAATTAATGATTAACATATTATACATGTTAAAGCATTTAACAGTAATGCATTAGTAACATGGCCGAGAACTTAAAATTGGCAATATCCTTCAAAAGCCCACTTTTTGGTGCCAAATCAGGAATAACATAAACAAGTCATCTATAGCCAAGACAAGCCAACGATTTGTTGGCTACTAGggttaaatgaaaagaaaaaaaattcattcaaCATTCACCACATTTGCACTTTGCCCCCTTCAACTTAACAAACAGGCAGTTTGCCTCTCTAGTAAATCTGGTTAGTGATTTTAATGGACAAAACTCAATAGTCAAAAGCAAGCCAGGTTATCCTCAAGCTGACAGAAATATGGTTGATTACTAATGGTAAAAGGTTTTTAGAGTTAAATATATTTTGTAGAATCATTTAAGAACCAAATAATAATTTGGATGTAGTTTAGAGGAAAAATCAAGGTTGATTGGCAAGATAAAACAGTACTTGTAAGTTCAAGAATTCTctattctctttttctttctttttttttggcgagttttttctcaaaacatgtGTCACTATTATCTGTCATCTTTCATatatcacaagaacaagcagacacacacacacacacacacacttgtAATTTATACCTTTCTAGTCTTTTACTTCTCATAAGGAGCTGAATTTTGTATGCTTCTTTCTGTCGATGGAGACACAAGTTTTCCTCTAGTAAGTATGAGGATTAAATAACCAACTACTCTAGCCACTAGAGATAGTTATAAAACTCTTCTTGAATGTAGGTCAAGGGATTATGgtctatattttaaaaaatttagaattatttgaaaaaatttcatTAGTTGGTACTTAGGTACCTATTTCGATTGGTGGTGATTCAGTTTCtggctaaaaaaaataaaagtatgagGATTAAATATTGGATTTTTATGATATAAATTGCGTGTATAGGTACACGAtaattgtcatttattttataattaattcccTCCTATTATCTTACCAACTGTGCATTAGTTAgtggattctactcacttttaaaaatttgtatttattgCATGGAATAGAACAAAATACCATAAAAAGGTACTAATTTGACGGTAGTTAACAGAAGAGTTTGAACAGTAAAAGGGAACAAGAGTCCAAACGGAAATTGTTTCCCTTATCCAGTGGTCAACTGCGGCAAACTAGGAGAAAATTTTGGGGAACTtccctttttctgtttttagtaATTTCCAAAGAGGACGGAGGTCAGGCTCAACTAGGAGTCTTCCCTTCTATTCCTCTTGGTAGTCGGATAGGCAgtaggaaaaaaatttgagagGAAAAGGGGCACAGTCAATCTTAACTCCTTTTTGCTCTTGACTTTTCATCTTGTTGTGGCTATTGATTCCATCGTATGTCAGAACAAAGGGAGAAACAATTGGTCATTCTTTTGACTTAGCATATCTTTTGCTTATTCTTAATTGAATCTATTTTCTTCATCGCATTGAGGAACGATGTATGCTACAATTGTTTCCACGATTTCGCATGAGATTGTTCCAACAgagatgaactaaatctctttttctagtcaaggggcaacggatgctttggtttatctaaaaattgtgagattgaattaattttatttatttatcttatTTACTGGTCTTTGCATATTTTCTGATTGTAGTGCTTATGGttgttttattaattgaatatcacgGGCCCGGACATTGAATTAATTTAGCAATCTAATGTCAATTAGTgtattgaatccgtaattgttcaattgctctaaaatagtgataactggtatgattgggtttgtgtcaggagaATATACAgactaatctaaaataaccttggtagtgtgttatttggttagaatagggctcctctaatacgtaaggcaattggagaATTAAATCTTACAGGCGTACCTAGAATTAATTCTCGATTAGAGTAGTAATTGACGGGCGTATCTCAGTCGTCGATACAGTAAGGAagagttgactgtcatcgcttgtttggcagctataacttatttattagtTAATAATTGGAATTATCtctgcatcgatgatcaattaatTTAACCAttactgaagttatttcttggctagagtttAGTCATTATTAATTCGAGTTTTAATAGTTTGTTATTTAAATTTTAGTTGGCTATTTACTTTTAGTCAAACAATTTAATTATTACCattgctataaaaaaaaaaccccatcgttagtttgaattttaaaagagacaaatatcccaGTCCCTGTAGATTCGACTCTACGTATCACTATCTGCAtaaattatattttgtttgagtAGGCATTTATTATTGTACGGGCTCGataacctgtcaattttttgcGCCGTTGTCGGGGGCTAGCGttagttaatttgtttcttttaagttcattttcgttttaattttctaacatttttctagtttatgtCTTGGGCTTCTCATACAGGCAAATTGATTTTTTATCCTGAGCTAGAGAAGACTGCTCGTCGAACGCGAAAAGAGACCAAATAGCTCAGAAAAGAGCAATCTAATGCTGCATCTCAAAGACCCGATCCATAAGTTGAATGAACAAGTTCGCTTGACGATACTCCGAATGACCCCAATCGAGAAGAAATCACTATAGCTAATACACAGatattaagggagttggctgctcctaaTTTAAATCAATAACCCTTATGCATTACTTTTTCGAATTTAAATGATAACATCTTGTTTGAATTAAAATCTGGGCTAATTCATCTTTTACCATCTTTTCATAATTTACCAGGTAAGAAGCCTTATAAACACTTGCAAGAGTTCGACATTATTTGCAATAGTATGAAACCCCCGAAAATTATGGAAGAACAGATAAAAATGAGAGCATTCTCCTTCTCACTTAAGGACTTAGCAAAGGACTGACTGTACTACTTACCTCTAGACAGTATCACCATGTGAGAGCagctgaagaaaaaattttagaaaaaatattttcctgcatCTTGGGCTGCAAGTCTGAGAAAGGAGATATGCGGTATCAAGCAATATTCACGAGAGTCGCTCTATGATTATTTGGAGAAATTCAAAAAGTTATACATCAAATGCTCTCAACACCAAATAAGCAAGAAATTACTTATCCAATATTTTTACGAGAGACTACTTTTCAGATACAGGAGTATTATTGATGCTGTAAGTGGAAAGGCGTTGGTGAACAAAACTTCTCGAGAAGCGTGAGAGTTGATTGAAGGGATATCCGAAAACTCGCAGCAATTTGATATAAGAGAAGATATTCCGATATACAGAGTGAATGAGATAGAAACATCCTCTATCCAATAGCAGTTATCCGAATTAACATCTTTTATTAGGCAATTGACCGTAAGAAATCTTCCACAAGCCAAGGTGTGTGGGAATTGCACTGCTATAGGTCACTATACAGAGATGTGCCTAATGATTCAAGAAAAAAGTGCCGAGTAAGTAAACATGGTTGGTTACGTGCCCGCGCCGAAAAAGCCATATCACCCGTACTCGAACACATACAATTCGGGTTGAAAAGATCACCCTAACTTTAGTTATAGAGGAAATAGGCAATCaaattttgcattaaataaACAGCAAGAGTATCAACAGTAGTATCAACCTCACCTGCCATCACCTCCGCTAAGCTCAAACCCATCTGTAGAAGAAATGATGAAGCAGTTAATTTTTAGTCAACAAAAGACGGATTCTGACCTATAAAATATAAGGAATCAAATGAAACATATACAAGCAATGCAGAGTCAGATGAGTCAGATGGCATTAGCAATCGACCGCCTGGAATCCTAAGTTCACGAAAAATTGCTGTCTCAACCTAAACTTAACCTAAaaaatgtaagtgcaatgacCTTAAAGAGCGAGAAGAAAATTCAGGGATCCGAACTCGTGACTccaaaagacaagaatgaagaaaaaatcGAGAAAAAGCTTAAGGAGGAGGACAGAAACAGCAAAAATTCAGTGGTACTCCCTGACCCAATCATTGAGGTTAAAACTAATCCCCCTCATTTTTCTAGTAGGTTGGAGAAATCGAAAATGCAAAACAAGGAGAAAGAGATCTTGGAGGTAATTCGCAAGGTAGAGATCAACATTCCCTTGCTAGATGCAATCAAATACGTGTCAAAGTacgcaaaattttgaaaagatttgTGCATCAACTGAAGAAAGCTGATGGGAGATGTAAGAATTATTGTGAGAGAGAACGTGTCAGCAGTTCTATAGAGGAAACTCCCACCAAAATGTGAGATCTAGATATGTTTTCTATCCCCTGTAGGATAGGTAATACTTTGCTAAAAATGTCATGTTGAATTTAGGAGTATCAATCAATGTAATGTCTAAATCTATCTATGCTTTCTTGAACATAAGTCCGTTAAAAGA of Coffea arabica cultivar ET-39 chromosome 5c, Coffea Arabica ET-39 HiFi, whole genome shotgun sequence contains these proteins:
- the LOC113690345 gene encoding 1-aminocyclopropane-1-carboxylate oxidase 1-like, which translates into the protein MENFPVINMKNLNGDKRASTMEHIKDACENWGFFELVNHGIPHEMMDTVERLTKGHYKKCMEQRFKELVASKALEGVQAEITDMDWESTFFLRHLPVSNISQVPDLDDEYRTLMKEFAVRLEKLAEELLDLLCENLGLEKGYLKKAFYGSKGPNFGTKVSNYPPCPKPELIKGLRPHTDAGGIILLFQDDKVSGLQLLKGDQWVDVPPMKHSIVVNLGDQLEVITNGKYKSVLHRVIAQTDGNRMSLASFYNPGNDAVIYPAPALLEKEAEERKEVYPKFVFDDYMKLYAGLKFQAKEPRFELMKNVEANVTMGPIATA